In Pseudomonadota bacterium, one genomic interval encodes:
- a CDS encoding STAS domain-containing protein, translating to MFESRIEDNEKSKVLALSGDLTVSNAELFKITLIDAMKNADNLVLNLTGITGADISCLQIVCSAHKKAINSNRSIIIDDNPSIIFKDALRNSGFLRQKGCLSDMHGRCLLTGEKNA from the coding sequence ATGTTTGAGAGCAGGATAGAAGACAATGAAAAAAGCAAAGTTCTTGCATTATCCGGGGATTTGACGGTCTCCAATGCGGAATTATTTAAAATAACCCTGATCGATGCGATGAAAAACGCGGACAATCTTGTTTTAAATCTTACAGGTATTACAGGCGCTGACATTTCATGTCTTCAAATTGTGTGTTCGGCACACAAGAAGGCAATAAATTCCAACAGGTCTATAATAATAGATGACAATCCATCTATTATTTTCAAAGATGCGTTAAGAAATTCCGGATTTCTGAGACAGAAGGGTTGTCTGTCAGATATGCATGGCAGGTGCTTATTGACGGGTGAGAAAAATGCCTAA
- a CDS encoding response regulator transcription factor: MIKILIADDHTIVREGLKQIVAEVPDMEVSDTASDGQEALNKALKNDFDVIILDVSMPIKTGLDVLKELKEKKPGVNILILSIHPEEHYALRVLKAGASGYLTKESAPDELITAIRRVSQGRKYITLSLAEKLALDIEYPKEKLPHEMLSEREYKVMCMIGSGKSMKEIASELFLSIKTISTYRTRILKKMNLKNNSELIRYVIKNSITE; encoded by the coding sequence ATGATCAAAATTCTCATTGCCGATGACCATACTATAGTCAGGGAAGGACTGAAACAGATAGTTGCGGAAGTCCCGGATATGGAAGTTTCCGATACGGCAAGCGATGGCCAGGAGGCCTTGAATAAGGCATTAAAAAATGATTTTGATGTAATTATTCTGGATGTTTCCATGCCCATAAAGACCGGTTTAGATGTTTTAAAAGAGCTAAAAGAGAAAAAACCGGGGGTTAACATTCTCATATTGAGCATTCATCCTGAAGAACACTATGCATTGCGGGTCCTTAAGGCAGGCGCATCAGGCTATCTTACGAAGGAAAGTGCCCCGGATGAGTTGATTACGGCAATAAGACGGGTATCCCAGGGAAGAAAATATATTACCCTCTCATTAGCTGAAAAATTGGCGCTTGATATCGAGTATCCGAAGGAAAAACTCCCCCATGAAATGTTGTCAGAACGGGAGTATAAGGTAATGTGCATGATCGGTTCAGGAAAGTCGATGAAAGAGATTGCTTCAGAGCTTTTTCTTAGCATAAAAACCATCAGTACATACAGAACCCGCATTCTGAAGAAAATGAACCTCAAAAATAATTCCGAACTTATTCGCTATGTTATTAAAAATAGCATTACAGAATAA
- a CDS encoding PAS domain S-box protein — protein MVDEEKTKEQLIDDLRKCENRFHALFNLPLIGMAIVSPDMQWIEANDRLCEMIGYSREELLKITWADVTPKEDLEQELNEYYRRIYSGEIAGYILEKRFVRKNGVIIDTAISVNSVKKDDNSIDYLVVLIKDIKESKRAKEALRKSEEKYRNIFDNAIEGIFQTTPEGKYVSVNRSFARMFGFSSAKEMIENIVDIGYQIYVNPEDRERLKHLLTKYGVVERLEAQVYRNDKSKFWISINAHAVRDSAGSILYYEGTKEDITKRKLAEELLKESENKFHLLFEKSLDPVVLLHGYKYVDCNEAAVRIMGCSSKEELIGLHPGQTSPEVQPDGEKSFVKARDIIARTMREGSSRFEWVHKKINGEEFWSDVSLTAITIGGKDLIYDVWKDITDRKNIEAALKRSEIRYRRMFDHNPLPAFVFDLNTLEIIDVNEAAIIHYGYSYEEFTNMKITELHPSGDFSSVLSQLKKPKLGKTKGPWKHVKKDGTLIDAEISGHTLEFSGKLCRIAIVNDITDRKKAEEELKRSYEQLRILSTHINKAREKERKDVARELHDELGQILTTLNMDISLIKKQLSSTTANTLLFEEADAMSVLIKQAIKSVQKVSAELRPVILDDFGLVPALEWAVNKFKIQTDIDTKITIGGGIDLDGERSTQIYRIVQESLTNVARHASATKLNIRLEREGDDIVLEIKDNGKGISDKEKTDMNSFGILGMKERAVILGGEFTINGIRGKGTTVKVKVPFSSHSEQEGEAGVPALAGRGLMPGEGATPSRGQAQVSTQGVKGLSSSHSEREGEAPTALPVEGATQAPEMEEQ, from the coding sequence ATGGTGGATGAAGAAAAAACCAAAGAACAACTTATCGACGATTTACGCAAATGCGAAAACCGTTTTCATGCCTTATTTAACCTTCCGTTAATCGGTATGGCCATTGTTTCACCTGATATGCAATGGATCGAAGCAAATGACCGTCTCTGCGAAATGATAGGGTATTCGCGGGAAGAACTCCTCAAAATCACCTGGGCCGACGTTACACCGAAGGAAGATTTGGAACAGGAATTAAATGAATATTACAGACGGATATATTCAGGGGAAATCGCTGGTTATATACTGGAGAAACGTTTTGTCAGAAAAAACGGCGTTATTATCGACACTGCAATTTCAGTTAATTCTGTAAAAAAAGATGACAATTCCATTGATTATCTTGTTGTCCTGATTAAAGACATTAAAGAAAGTAAACGGGCAAAGGAAGCCCTCCGTAAGAGCGAAGAGAAATACCGAAATATCTTCGATAATGCCATTGAAGGCATCTTCCAGACAACCCCGGAAGGCAAATACGTTAGCGTCAACCGCTCTTTCGCAAGGATGTTCGGTTTTTCATCTGCTAAGGAGATGATAGAAAACATCGTTGATATAGGGTATCAAATCTATGTAAATCCAGAGGACAGGGAAAGATTAAAACATCTCCTCACAAAATATGGCGTTGTTGAAAGGCTTGAAGCCCAGGTATACAGGAATGACAAGAGCAAATTCTGGATATCCATCAATGCCCATGCTGTCCGTGATTCTGCCGGCAGTATACTTTACTATGAGGGGACTAAGGAAGATATTACCAAAAGAAAACTCGCAGAAGAGTTGTTAAAAGAAAGTGAGAATAAATTCCATCTGCTTTTTGAGAAATCACTGGACCCGGTTGTTTTACTTCATGGTTATAAATACGTAGATTGCAATGAAGCGGCTGTCAGGATTATGGGTTGCTCCAGTAAAGAGGAACTCATAGGGCTCCACCCTGGGCAGACATCCCCTGAGGTCCAGCCTGACGGAGAAAAATCCTTTGTGAAGGCCAGGGATATTATCGCCCGAACCATGAGAGAAGGGAGCAGCCGCTTTGAATGGGTACACAAAAAGATAAACGGCGAGGAATTCTGGTCGGATGTTTCCCTCACGGCAATTACTATCGGCGGTAAAGATTTAATTTATGATGTGTGGAAGGATATTACAGATCGTAAAAACATAGAAGCAGCCCTGAAAAGAAGCGAAATACGATACCGGCGGATGTTTGATCATAATCCTTTACCTGCTTTTGTCTTTGATTTAAATACCCTTGAAATTATTGATGTCAATGAGGCTGCGATTATCCATTATGGATACTCCTATGAAGAATTTACCAATATGAAGATTACGGAACTGCATCCTTCCGGAGATTTTTCATCTGTCCTGTCACAATTAAAAAAGCCTAAGCTTGGTAAAACAAAGGGGCCGTGGAAACATGTCAAAAAAGACGGAACTCTTATTGATGCTGAAATTTCAGGGCACACATTGGAATTCTCAGGTAAACTATGTAGAATTGCGATTGTGAATGATATTACGGATCGGAAGAAAGCCGAAGAAGAACTGAAAAGATCCTACGAGCAGCTCCGCATACTTTCAACCCACATCAATAAAGCAAGGGAAAAAGAAAGAAAGGATGTGGCAAGGGAATTGCATGATGAACTTGGACAGATACTAACAACTTTAAACATGGACATTTCCTTGATAAAAAAACAACTATCCTCGACAACTGCAAATACATTGCTTTTCGAGGAGGCAGACGCCATGTCCGTCCTTATAAAGCAGGCAATTAAAAGTGTGCAAAAGGTTTCAGCCGAGTTAAGACCTGTAATCCTGGATGACTTCGGGCTTGTGCCTGCCTTGGAATGGGCTGTAAATAAATTTAAAATACAGACCGATATTGATACTAAAATAACAATAGGGGGCGGCATAGACCTGGATGGAGAGCGTTCCACCCAAATCTATCGCATTGTCCAGGAATCGTTGACGAATGTTGCGCGCCACGCATCGGCAACAAAATTGAATATACGCCTGGAAAGAGAAGGTGACGATATAGTTCTGGAGATAAAAGATAACGGAAAAGGCATCTCAGATAAGGAAAAAACAGATATGAATTCTTTCGGGATTCTCGGCATGAAAGAAAGGGCGGTTATTCTCGGCGGCGAGTTCACAATAAACGGCATCAGAGGAAAGGGAACTACAGTGAAGGTGAAGGTACCCTTTAGCTCGCATAGTGAGCAAGAGGGGGAGGCCGGGGTACCAGCTTTAGCGGGTCGCGGCTTGATGCCGGGGGAGGGGGCAACCCCCTCACGGGGACAGGCGCAAGTCAGCACACAAGGCGTCAAAGGGTTAAGTAGCTCGCATAGCGAGCGAGAGGGGGAGGCTCCGACGGCTTTGCCGGTGGAGGGGGCGACGCAAGCCCCAGAAATGGAGGAGCAATGA
- a CDS encoding Spy/CpxP family protein refolding chaperone encodes MKRWHVGIMVVLFLALTTTVFAFGGKGGYGFSRCGGQGAGFGGPMGMAANLNLSKEQSEKMWQTKEKFHNDTQKLRFELFQKRIELKDLYADPKADEATLLAKQKELNTLRQSMQDKMTQMRLEQRKILTPDQIKKLSETSFGPGFGRKGAGHGGACGQGAGFGPGRS; translated from the coding sequence ATGAAAAGATGGCATGTAGGAATTATGGTAGTGCTCTTTCTGGCGCTTACCACAACAGTATTCGCCTTTGGAGGCAAAGGAGGATACGGGTTTAGCCGGTGTGGCGGTCAGGGTGCAGGATTCGGAGGTCCCATGGGTATGGCAGCAAATTTGAATCTTTCAAAAGAACAGTCGGAAAAGATGTGGCAGACTAAAGAAAAGTTTCATAACGACACACAGAAATTACGGTTTGAACTTTTTCAAAAGCGTATTGAACTGAAAGATCTCTATGCTGACCCAAAGGCAGATGAAGCAACTCTCCTTGCGAAGCAAAAGGAACTCAACACTCTCCGGCAGAGCATGCAGGACAAAATGACCCAGATGAGGCTTGAGCAGAGAAAGATTCTGACGCCTGATCAAATTAAAAAGTTAAGCGAGACCTCATTCGGCCCCGGATTTGGCAGAAAAGGCGCAGGACACGGAGGAGCATGCGGACAGGGCGCAGGATTTGGTCCTGGTAGAAGTTAA
- a CDS encoding glycine zipper domain-containing protein produces MKKHMLVILILLTGLLTFSCASNGYNTQKGAAIGAGLGAIAGQIIGNNTAGTLIGAAGGALAGVIAGNAIDQNDTNQQIAAAQRQSSTYASSAGVENPPGQWVEVPGQWVGGKWIPTHRAWVPINP; encoded by the coding sequence ATGAAGAAGCATATGCTGGTTATTTTAATTCTTTTAACAGGACTTTTAACCTTTTCTTGCGCATCCAACGGTTATAATACCCAGAAAGGCGCAGCAATCGGCGCAGGACTCGGGGCAATAGCAGGCCAGATCATAGGCAACAACACCGCAGGAACGCTCATCGGCGCTGCCGGAGGAGCCCTTGCTGGCGTAATCGCAGGTAATGCGATAGATCAGAATGATACGAATCAGCAGATAGCTGCTGCGCAAAGGCAGAGTTCGACCTATGCATCTTCTGCAGGTGTTGAAAATCCTCCGGGGCAGTGGGTAGAAGTTCCCGGGCAGTGGGTTGGCGGAAAATGGATTCCTACCCATAGAGCATGGGTGCCGATAAATCCATGA
- a CDS encoding Spy/CpxP family protein refolding chaperone, with product MGADKSMKCLCALLLLSILIVSPLYAQHSYFDFERGLKLSDAQRNGIEDIKRKYMDEWRASGREVMKKRLELRDLYKNPSLNRDRIEKLQNEILEIEISRENLYNQYRGEISRILNEEQREKYNNFCDSERKRSMRPLGLRGYGR from the coding sequence ATGGGTGCCGATAAATCCATGAAATGCTTATGTGCCTTACTCCTGCTCTCTATTCTTATTGTATCCCCTCTTTATGCCCAGCATTCATATTTCGACTTCGAGAGGGGACTCAAACTATCGGATGCCCAAAGAAACGGTATAGAAGATATAAAGAGAAAATATATGGATGAATGGCGCGCATCAGGAAGGGAAGTTATGAAAAAAAGGTTGGAACTGAGGGATTTGTACAAGAATCCTTCACTTAATAGAGACAGGATTGAGAAGCTTCAGAATGAGATTCTGGAAATAGAAATCTCACGGGAAAATCTGTACAATCAATACAGAGGAGAAATTTCACGCATATTAAACGAGGAGCAACGCGAAAAATATAACAACTTCTGCGATTCCGAAAGAAAAAGATCCATGCGCCCCTTGGGATTGAGAGGATATGGGAGATAA